From Phragmites australis chromosome 5, lpPhrAust1.1, whole genome shotgun sequence, a single genomic window includes:
- the LOC133919659 gene encoding uncharacterized protein LOC133919659 isoform X2, producing the protein MALPQQQLAGSASGSASASSSSSGLHLLTSPSPFGDTTHTKVFVGGLAWETTSDRLRRFYERFGDILEAVVITDRHSGRSKGYGFVTFRDPESARKACEDPTPVIDGRRANCNLASLGRAQHPVPLGRPRSAGSYFGVPGPRGFYVGAYGQHRQLPLGYYQGFPAPQYSCTTYGTEYIYPQGPLNPYVGQQYLPIYGVSTAANTANQPFGQLNPSISGGGNGYLSVHGYNVPGNQYVQLTGSNFSNASPTLRTSIQTPFIVAPVPTHPNLVIPIHSPQFAQASGSDQRAS; encoded by the exons ATGGCTCTCCCGCAGCAGCAGCTCGCGGGGTCGGCGTCcgggtcggcgtcggcgtcgagcTCGAGCTCGGGGCTGCACCTGCTCACCTCGCCCTCACCATTCGGGGACACCACCCACACCAAGGTCTTCGTGGGCGGGCTCGCCTGGGAGACCACCAGTGACAGGCTCCGCCGCTTCTACGAGCGTTTCGGGGACATCCTCGAGGCCGTCGTCATCACCGACCGGCACTCCGGCCGGTCCAAGGGATACGGATTT GTGACGTTTCGCGACCCCGAGTCGGCAAGGAAGGCATGCGAGGACCCCACGCCGGTGATCGACGGCAGGCGAGCCAATTGTAATCTGGCGTCTCTCGGTCGTGCTCAGCATCCCGTGCCCCTTG GGCGGCCAAGATCAGCTGGGTCCTACTTTGGTGTCCCAGGTCCAAGGGGCTTTTACGTAGGTGCTTATGGCCAGCACCGACAACTTCCACTAGGGTACTACCAAGGATTTCCAGCTCCCCAGTACAG TTGCACTACATATGGGACCGAATACATCTATCCACAG GGTCCATTAAACCCATATGTTGGTCAGCAATATCTTCCAATTTATGGAGTCTCAACTGCAGCAAATACCGCTAACCAACCATTTGGCCAGTTGAATCCATCCATTTCTGGTGGAGGCAATGGTTATTTGTCGGTTCATGGTTACAACGTGCCAGGAAACCAGTATGTGCAGCTCACCGGATCAAACTTTAGCAATGCATCACCAACGCTTCGAACTTCCATTCAGACTCCCTTTATAGTAG CACCTGTTCCCACACATCCAAATCTAGTCATTCCAATCCACTCACCTCAGTTTGCACAAGCTAGTGGTTCAGACCAAAGAGCAAGCTGA
- the LOC133919659 gene encoding uncharacterized protein LOC133919659 isoform X1, with amino-acid sequence MALPQQQLAGSASGSASASSSSSGLHLLTSPSPFGDTTHTKVFVGGLAWETTSDRLRRFYERFGDILEAVVITDRHSGRSKGYGFVTFRDPESARKACEDPTPVIDGRRANCNLASLGRAQHPVPLGRPRSAGSYFGVPGPRGFYVGAYGQHRQLPLGYYQGFPAPQYSCTTYGTEYIYPQGPLNPYVGQQYLPIYGVSTAANTANQPFGQLNPSISGGGNGYLSVHGYNVPGNQYVQLTGSNFSNASPTLRTSIQTPFIVAAPVPTHPNLVIPIHSPQFAQASGSDQRAS; translated from the exons ATGGCTCTCCCGCAGCAGCAGCTCGCGGGGTCGGCGTCcgggtcggcgtcggcgtcgagcTCGAGCTCGGGGCTGCACCTGCTCACCTCGCCCTCACCATTCGGGGACACCACCCACACCAAGGTCTTCGTGGGCGGGCTCGCCTGGGAGACCACCAGTGACAGGCTCCGCCGCTTCTACGAGCGTTTCGGGGACATCCTCGAGGCCGTCGTCATCACCGACCGGCACTCCGGCCGGTCCAAGGGATACGGATTT GTGACGTTTCGCGACCCCGAGTCGGCAAGGAAGGCATGCGAGGACCCCACGCCGGTGATCGACGGCAGGCGAGCCAATTGTAATCTGGCGTCTCTCGGTCGTGCTCAGCATCCCGTGCCCCTTG GGCGGCCAAGATCAGCTGGGTCCTACTTTGGTGTCCCAGGTCCAAGGGGCTTTTACGTAGGTGCTTATGGCCAGCACCGACAACTTCCACTAGGGTACTACCAAGGATTTCCAGCTCCCCAGTACAG TTGCACTACATATGGGACCGAATACATCTATCCACAG GGTCCATTAAACCCATATGTTGGTCAGCAATATCTTCCAATTTATGGAGTCTCAACTGCAGCAAATACCGCTAACCAACCATTTGGCCAGTTGAATCCATCCATTTCTGGTGGAGGCAATGGTTATTTGTCGGTTCATGGTTACAACGTGCCAGGAAACCAGTATGTGCAGCTCACCGGATCAAACTTTAGCAATGCATCACCAACGCTTCGAACTTCCATTCAGACTCCCTTTATAGTAG CAGCACCTGTTCCCACACATCCAAATCTAGTCATTCCAATCCACTCACCTCAGTTTGCACAAGCTAGTGGTTCAGACCAAAGAGCAAGCTGA